In Oncorhynchus masou masou isolate Uvic2021 chromosome 11, UVic_Omas_1.1, whole genome shotgun sequence, the genomic stretch ATAAAAGGCTGTGATGTTGTTTCTGTAGTAAGTCTGGATGGATGGGATAGAACACAGGAATCATCTTGGAACACTGAAGACACTGAAGAAAGCTGTAGAAAACCTGCTTATGTTAGTGCTTAACTTCAACTCTTCATGTCAAGGACAGTTATTATTTTGCTATCTAGTGTGGAATCGAGTGATTCATATATATAATTTAATGTGTTTTGGTGTATGAAATGTCCATACATACAATCTTATTTGGGTAATGTTGTCTAGTTATCTGGCTGTCAAGTAAGGATATTAACTTACTTAGGTCAGCTGTTTGCAGAATATAGCTATTTAGCTAAATAGCTGAGATCATTTGTGTCATAtaaaccttccataacaatgTATAGCTttctttgctagctagctacatctcaTCTGACTGATGATAGATATACAGCTACCAGCTGGAGCTGGAGAGAAGCTAACCCCGAAAAAGCCCCATACCTCAGCAGTTTACCAAATGACCTGGCAGGGCAGCTGCCCCTTTAAGAAAACTGTTTATCTGCTACTGCTACCACAAAATCAGTAGATGCTTTTAAAGTTTGTGTTTTGAAACTGATTCCCCAAGTTGTACGACTAATCTTTTCAAATTCTCCTCTCAAGATTCTGAGCTACTCCCTGACCGACAAATGGAGAACCACACGTACCCTAAACACGTTCTCCTCCTGGAGGGGTTAAAGGTCACACAACAGTCCTCGTACCCTGccttcatcctcttcctcattaTCTACATCTTCACAATGGTGGCCAACATCGGACTCATAGCATTGATCTCCATGGAGAGGAGCCTGCACCAGCCCATGTACATCCTCTTCTGCAACCTGCCACTTAATGACATAGTTGGTGCTACAGTGATGATACCTCGTCTGTTATGGGACATTTTGACCACAGCTCCTGAGCGATATATCACTTACATAGAGTGTGTCATTCAGGCTTTCTATACTCATGTTTATGCTACAACATCAcacaccgttctcatgatcatggCCTTTGACAGGTATGTGGCCATCTGCAACCCCCTGCGGTACGCTACCATCATGACAAACAAAATGGTTATCAGGTTGTCTATGTCTGCCTGGGGGGTGGCCATAGTCTTAGTGGGGATTTTGCTGGGCCTCACCATCCGCCTGTCACGCTGCAGGTCTAACATATTTAACCCTTACTGCGACAACGCCTCTTTATTCAAGCTCTCCTGTGAGAACGTGTTCATAAATAACATATATGGCTTAATCTTTACTGTTGTGCTGTTTGTCTCGTCCATAGGCAGCATCAGTCTCACCTATCTCAAGATCGCCATTGTGTGTCTGAGCAGTAAAAACAGCTCTTTAAACAGCAAGGCCCTGACAACCTGCAGCACCCACTTACTGGTCTATCTCATCGTGCTGGGATGTGGGTTTACCATTATCATCCTCCACCGCTTCCCAGCCTTTGCAGACCTGCGCAAAGTGAGCAGTGTTCTGGGTAGTGTGGTCCCTACTTGTCTCAACCCCATAATATATGGTTTACAGACTAAAGAGATTAAACAGAGGATCTTTAGAGTGTTTCACAGAGCCAAGGTGGCTGCATAATGTGTTAATCTGACAGGGAAATAAATGATATATCATATGATGAGAACTGTGTGTCATGAAACAAGGGTGGGGTGTCTTCTCAGCCATCAGCTGAGGGACAAGTTCTCTTGAATTGTATGCTAAAATTAATTGAAAACCATGATTTCTACAGTGATATTCCACattaaaaatatgttttaaaatgTATAACATACAGCCACCCTTGTATGTGTTAGTACTACTGAAAAATGTCCTCATTCCTGCTCCAAAGCAAATATAAAACTAGGAAGAGCTCTATGTGGTTTTCAAATTGACGTTTATTTTTATCTGGTGCAAGGTGTTTGGGGAGTGTTCCATGAATGATTTATAGATTAAATGTCCACATGCAAACCATCATACACGAGTATTACTTTCAATTATTCCATCAAGAGGTCTTTCTTGTTGTGCAAAGTTTTATTTTAATTTGTGACGCTTACAGAAAAGGCAGAGGCACAAAAATGAAATGTGTGGATACTTTATTTTACAGTGTGCTATTTCCCTGATATTTAGAAAGAACATTGTCAGATTGTAGATACACAAGAAATCACCCAATGATTACTCTTTGGTTTCTTTTAGATTAATTCAAAACATGTATCATTACAAAACATATAGTACTCTATCTGGTAGTCTGTACAATGCAAATTAACAGGAATGTACAGTTGTTATTATTTTTGTGTTCCTTATCAATAAactattaaatcaaatgtatACAGTTGTGCAATATACATCATGAAACAAATGGTGAACAATAATGTTGTTCGGTTTAGTTTCTAAGAGCGTTAAACATTTCGTTTTTCTGCCTTCTGAAAAACAATCAATAATTGGAAGTAGTGACTTGGTATTATTTTGGAATCTGAAAATGATTTATCTTTTTAGCCCATACTAAACTATTTTAAAAGTAGAGGCACAGGAGAGGAGCACTTCTTTGGTTTATATTTAATAAATGAGGTGCTCTTTGATCAAGggatactatatatatatatatatatatatatataaagttggTGCTGGATAGTAAACAATGCCAGGAAAGCCTTTGTGCAAACAAACTTCAAGAATGAATCAAGACACTCTCATTTAGTGTAAAACATGTAAAAGCCTTTGTTGTTTTAAGGTTTATGTATGGCAAGAATTTAAAAAACACAGCTCTGCGGCAACAGCCTTCATCCTGGTGACAAAGAATATTGTTGAACAAACAGGTGTATATCCCAACTTTTACAGGAAGTGGTtcaataaattatatatatatatattatgttatttaatctttatttaactaggcaagtcagttaagaacaaattcttatttacaatgaaggcctacatttaaaatgtaaaggcaacaacaacaaaaattgggGGAAAAACACATTCAAAATACAGAGATAAACAAAACAAACTTTGCATAATGAGAATGCAACACCTCAAAAGAAATGCAAAATCATAAAAGAAAAATACATACTATGTACACATGAGTTCATGTTACCAAACTTAAATAAGAATGGAGAACAAAAAATTGAGAACAAAAAGAAAATCACATATATCTTACAGGAAGGGAGAATAAAACATTTCCCAATTTAGACCCTGCAATACTGTTGATTTAATTTAAAGATCCAGAACGTTTCACGTTGTAGGAGACGTTTGAGATGGCCATTGCTTTCAGAGAGTTTGGGCTGCCATGGCCAGCATGTCTGTAATGTTTAGCCTTCGGAAACTTATCATTAGCAGTTCTTATAGCATAAGCATGTTCAGACACCCTGTCCTTGAGCCTTCTCTTAGTACTCTTGTAAAATAACCCACATGGGGCTATAAATAATCCAGCCTgtacaccatgtacagtaggtagTGTAGCAGTTGCACTTGGTATTTGTTTTTACAATATGATGGCAGTGATTGCAGTTACCACACGGTCTGTGCATATTTataaacagctggtgcacgacaTCTAAGGAAGTCtatagattttgctcgcctgaagtagagtatattgtgataaattgcaggccactcTACTTGCCTAGAGacttttcagctatacttttcctggctgtttatttaccaccacaaacagatgctggcactaagaccgcactcagtcagctgcatAAGGaggaaacaggaaaccactcagtcagctgtataaggaggaaacaggaaaccactcagtcagctgtataaggaggaaacaggaaaccactcagtcagctgtataaggaggaaacaggaaaccactcagtcagctgtataaggaggaaacaggaaaccactcaggcAGCTGTATAAGGaggaaacaggaaaccactcagtcagctgtataaggaggaaacaggaaaccactcaggcGGCGCTGCGAGTGGCCGgagattttaatgcagggaaacttaaaatcAGTTCTAGCAAATCTCCATCaatatgttaaatgtgcaaccagagggaaaaaaattctagatcacctgtactccacacacagagacgcttacaaagctctccctcgccctccatttggtaaatccgaccacaactctatcctcctgattcctgctttcaagcaaaaattaaagcaggaagcaccagtgactcggtcaataaaaaagtggtcagatgaagcagatgctaaactacaggactgttttgctatcacagactggaacatgttccgggattcttccaatgacattgaggaatacaccacatcagttactggcttcatcaataagtgcatcaaggatgtcgtccccacagtgactgtacgtacataccccaaccagaagccatggattacaggcaacattcgcactgagctaaagtgtagagctgccgctttcaaggagtgggactctaacccagaaacTTACAAGAAAttccgctatgccctgcgacgaaccatcaaacaggcaaagcgtcaatacagggctaagattgaatcatactacaccggctccgacgctcgtcggatgtggcagggcttgcaaactattacagactacaaagtgaagcacagccgcgagctgcccagtgacacgagactaccagacaagctaaatcacttctatgctcgcttcgaggcaagcaacactgaggcatgcatgagagcatcagctgttctgggtgactgtgtgatcacgctctacgAAGACGACgtgagtaagacttttaaacaggtcaacatacacaaggatGCGGGGTCAGACGGAATACCAGGATgtgtgctctgggcatgtgctgaccaactggcaggtgttttcactgacattttcaacatgtccctgattgagtctgtaataccaatatgtttcaagcagatcaccatagtccctgtgcccaggaacacaaaggcaacctgcctaaatgactacatacccgtagcactcacatctgtagccatgaagtgctttgaaaggctggtaatggctctcATCAACACCATtctcccagaaaccctagacccactccaatttgcataccacccaaacagatccccAAAttatgccatctctattgcactccacactgccctttcccacctggtcaaaaggaacacctatgtgagaatgctgttcattgactacagctcagcattcaacaccatagtaccctcaaagctcatcactaagctaaggatcctgggactaaacacctccctctgcaactggatcttggacttcctgtcgggctgcccccaggtggtgagggcagatagcaacacatctgccacgctgatcctcaacactggagctccccaggggtgcgtgctcagtctcctcctgtactcactgttcacccacaactgcatggccaggcacgactccaacaccatcattaagtttgcagacgacacaacagtgatgatcaacgacaacgacgagacagcctatagtgaggaggtcagagacctggctgggtggtgccagaataacaacctatccctcaacttaaccaagactaaggagatgattgtggacgacaggaaaaggatCACCGAGCACGCCACCATTCTCATGGCAAGGAAACTAAAaggacttggcatgggtcctgagatcctcaaaaggttctacagctgcaacattgagagcatcctgaccggttgcatcactgcctggtacggcaattgctcagcctccgaccgcaaggcactacagagggtagtgcgtctggcccagtacgtcactggggcaaagctgcctgccatccaggacctctacaccaggcggtgtcagaggaaggccctaaaaattgtcaaagaccccagccaacccagtcatagactgttctctccactaatacatggcaagtggtaccggagtgccaagtctaggacataaaggcttctcaacattttttacccccaagcaataagactcctgaacaggtaaccaaatggttaccccgactatttgcattgtgtgccccccaacccctcttttatgctgctgctactctctgtttatcatatatacatagtcaccttaactatacattcatgtacatactatctcaatgggcccgaccaaccagtgctcccgcacattggctaatcgggctatctgcattgtgtatGATAATGAACTGAGTTGGCATATACACCTGTTTCTCCACCAATACTCTTTATCACCCTGATGAAGGCTGTTGTAGCCGCAACGTGTCTGTGGTTTTTTTCATGCATAATCCGTAAAACAATAAAGGCTTTGAATTTTTACATTAAATGATAGTGCCTTGATTACTTCTGGAAGTTTGTTTGCACAAAGGCTTTTCTGGCATTGTTTACTATCCAGCATCAACATCTTTTTTTCTTTAGTATTTTAAAAGTAGACTGTATTGAGTGTTTTGCGGTCAGGAGAATTTGCTTACTATTTTGTGGCCAGGACAGCGTGTTGAGTTTTCTGCAGCCCTGTGATAGCCTTTCTCAGCTCCTTGTTCCTCAGGCTGTAGATTATCGGGTTCATGAAAGGAGTCAGAGCTGTGTACAGCACTGACACGATGATACACACCtacaacattaacacaacactaATACAAGATTAAGACAACCGCAATGTGACAATGATACCACCCCGCCctcaaacaaataaaataaatgcaaAGTTACACATTATTATACAACAATGATACGCACCTACAACATCAACACAATGTTATCCAACCTTATCACAACATTATTAATAGCACGACCTGGATCATATTTACCCATAAGCATTTACACAGCATTATTAGgaagggttggggtcaattccatttaaattccagtcaattcaggaagtactcTGAAATTCCAATTCTTGCCCATGCTTTTCAATAAGGAAAAAATCATTCAAATTGGAATTTGGATGAATAcatttctgaattgactggaatttaaattaaattgaccccaaccctgttatTAGGATTATCACAGCCCTACCACCATGACACAGACCTCTCTCAACCAACAATGACTGAAGAGCATCAGTACAGTATGCGACACACAATTAATACAACACTACCATCTCCTGGTGGGAACGCATTTTGCATACTGGTATACATTAACTGTGAAAGGACACAAATCAGAGGACATGGGTAACCAGAGTAATGGAACAAATATCAGACAAACTCTTCAGCTGGTGATTGTAGAATTCACAGTGTTGACTGAAGGATGTCTGATGGCAGAGTTAAACAGacatgggaagagaggagggggggtgaagAAAAGGGTCAACTCTGGAGAGAAGTTTCCCACAAGGTAGGAGTCGCCCATTTTAGCTATCGCCACACCGATGAGGATGTAGGAAGTGAAGATGAGCACACCGTGGTGAGCAGCGCTACAAGGTCAAAAGACCGCGACATGATACTATCCACCAGCCGAGGACAAGCAGTGGCGCACCACGTTGTGTTTGCAAAACAAAAGCCGCATTGCAATGGCAGTGGCCGAGAGGGTGCAGATGGCATCTAAGGTCCACGCCCCGATGATGAGGGGCAGGCGGACGGGTTGAGTCATCACAGCGGTGTAGAGGAGATGATTACAGATGGC encodes the following:
- the LOC135547965 gene encoding olfactory receptor 8G17-like, which codes for MENHTYPKHVLLLEGLKVTQQSSYPAFILFLIIYIFTMVANIGLIALISMERSLHQPMYILFCNLPLNDIVGATVMIPRLLWDILTTAPERYITYIECVIQAFYTHVYATTSHTVLMIMAFDRYVAICNPLRYATIMTNKMVIRLSMSAWGVAIVLVGILLGLTIRLSRCRSNIFNPYCDNASLFKLSCENVFINNIYGLIFTVVLFVSSIGSISLTYLKIAIVCLSSKNSSLNSKALTTCSTHLLVYLIVLGCGFTIIILHRFPAFADLRKVSSVLGSVVPTCLNPIIYGLQTKEIKQRIFRVFHRAKVAA